From Aspergillus fumigatus Af293 chromosome 3, whole genome shotgun sequence, a single genomic window includes:
- a CDS encoding rhamnogalacturonan acetylesterase RgaE produces the protein MKCFAFLSALALFPGTLSATIYMAGDSTMAKGGGGSGTDGKSQGKSPFARYIYNALVKTGWGLHIAPFVSGTVSNQAVAGRSARSYTREQRFQAIADVLKPGDYVVIEFGHNDGGSLRTDNGRTDCPGSGDETCTTTFNGVTETVFTFPKYLQDAAKMFQSKQAKVVISSQTPNNPWETGTFSYTPSRFVELAKLAAQRAGVDYVDHGAYVADMYKSLGKTTVDSFFPNDHTHTSSTGAEVVAQAFLKAVVCSGARLKEVLTTTNFPGKCL, from the coding sequence ATGAAATGCTTCGCTTTTCTATCCGCGCTTGCCCTCTTTCCCGGCACCTTGAGTGCAACCATCTACATGGCGGGTGATTCGACCATGGCCAAGGGCGGGGGCGGATCTGGCACTGACGGTAAGTCTCAAGGCAAGAGCCCATTTGCAAGGTACATCTATAACGCTCTCGTAAAAACAGGATGGGGTCTACACATTGCCCCCTTCGTCTCCGGCACAGTATCGAACCAAGCAGTTGCCGGCCGCAGTGCTCGCTCGTATACCCGCGAACAACGTTTCCAGGCCATCGCAGATGTCCTGAAGCCAGGCGACTATGTAGTCATCGAATTCGGGCACAACGACGGCGGCAGCCTCCGCACCGATAATGGTCGTACAGACTGTCCCGGATCGGGCGACGAGACCTGCACTACCACTTTCAATGGTGTCACGGAAACGGTGTTCACCTTCCCCAAGTACTTACAGGATGCGGCGAAGATGTTTCAGTCCAAGCAAGCCAAGGTGGTGATATCCAGTCAGACGCCCAACAATCCGTGGGAGACCGGCACCTTTTCCTATACTCCGTCGCGTTTCGTCGAGCTCGCCAAATTGGCTGCACAGAGAGCTGGTGTGGATTATGTGGACCACGGCGCCTATGTGGCCGATATGTACAAATCTCTAGGCAAGACGACCGTTGACTCATTTTTCCCAAATGACCACACCCATACCAGCTCTACAGGAGCTGAAGTAGTTGCACAAGCTTTCCTCAAAGCTGTAGTGTGCAGCGGCGCTCGTTTGAAGGAGGTCTTGACAACAACGAATTTCCCGGGCAAATGCCTGTAA
- a CDS encoding enoyl-CoA hydratase/isomerase family protein: MAENNYNSFKYFIIRFPAEHQYVAHVEINRPDKMNAFFEAMWIELGQVFDRLSQDPSVRAIVLSGAGEKAFTAGLDVTAASQGLLSADGDQAVDPARKAAHLRRHIVSFQDCITAVERCEKPVIVAMHGFSLGLAVDLSTAADVRVCTRDTKFAVKEVDIGLAADIGTLSRLPKVVGSFGWAKEVALTARIFGAEEALRVGFVNRVFESKEAAVQGALEMAALMATKSPVAVQGTKEIMNYSRDRSVQDGLRYTAVWNSAMLQTKDVSAALLSGLKKRTPTFEKL, from the exons ATGGCAGAAAACAACTACAATTCATTCAAGTACTTCATTATCCGGTTTCCAGCCGAACATCAATATGTCGCCCACGTGGAGATCAACCGCCCAGACAAGATGAATGCCTTCTTCGAGGC AATGTGGATTGAACTTGGCCAAGTCTTCGACCGCCTCTCGCAGGACCCCTCCGTCCGTGCCATCGTCCTCAGCGGCGCAGGCGAGAAAGCCTTCACCGCAGGCCTAGACGTCACCGCCGCATCGCAAGGTCTCCTGTCCGCAGACGGCGACCAGGCAGTCGATCCTGCGCGCAAAGCGGCCCATCTGCGCCGTCACATCGTCTCCTTCCAGGACTGCATTACGGCCGTCGAGCGCTGCGAGAAGCCCGTCATCGTCGCGATGCACGGCTTCTCGCTTGGTCTGGCGGTTGATCTGTCCACGGCGGCGGATGTGCGCGTCTGCACGCGGGACACCAAGTTCGCCGTCAAGGAGGTGGATATCGGGCTTGCGGCGGATATTGGGACGTTGAGCCGGTTGCCTAAGGTTGTCGGGAGCTTTGGGTGGGCGAAGGAAGTGGCACTGACGGCGAGGATATTTggggcggaggaggcgctgCGCGTTGGGTTTGTGAATCGGGTGTTTGAGAGTAAGGAGGCGGCTGTGCAGGGGGCGCTGGAGATGGCTGCGTTGATGGCGACGAAGAGTCCGGTCGCGGTGCAAGGGACGAAGGAGATTATGAATTACTCGAGGGACCGCTCTGTGCAGGATG GTCTCAGATATACTGCCGTCTGGAATAGTGCCATGCTGCAGACCAAAGATGTTTCAGCTGCTCTGCTATCTGGGCTGAAGAAACGTACTCCGACGTTTGAAAAACTGTAA
- a CDS encoding putative lipase/esterase family protein, which produces MSFLNSWFGPLYDAIFCPSLPPTFRWRLLAFQPIVLLSNAIQYLPSIFTKGRRNVIWIPLKRAPGHSVRAIVYHPRTQTHSGSRAIHLNIHGGGFLGGLPEGQTSFCQKVAHETGAIVVSTSHRYAPRYTFPTAHEDVQDVAEWLIENAERLWGTNPRSMTVSGFSAGGNLALGVAQGLAHTEFSIKASVTFYAPVDLRLPPWEKPLPAGFPEKDPLAFLQPLMDAYAGPGREKNLTNPLLHPILADIGCLPRNMMFVVPKMDILLHEQTTFVERLKEEAAAINRGLADQQDSAESQLQPYRIESRFDEGQIHGWLEIPSIFIDAKLRDQIFEEAVQFLNDIYTLST; this is translated from the exons ATGTCGTTTCTAAACAGCTGGTTTGGCCCTCTCTACGACGCTATCTTTTGTCCATCATTACCACCCACTTTCCGCTGGCGTCTCCTGGCTTTCCAGCCGATCGTACTACTCTCCAACGCAATCCAGTATCTCCCCAGTATCTTCACGAAAGGCCGCCGCAACGTCATCTGGATCCCTCTCAAGCGAGCGCCGGGCCACTCAGTCCGCGCCATTGTTTATCATCCCAGGACACAAACCCACTCTGGATCCAGGGCCATCCATCTTAACATCCACGGCGGCGGATTCCTAGGCGGACTCCCAGAAGGCCAGACATCATTCTGTCAGAAAGTCGCCCACGAAACCGGAGCGATTGTTGTATCCACTTCCCATAGATATGCACCGCGCTATACCTTTCCAACCGCGCACGAAGACGTCCAGGACGTTGCGGAGTGGTTGATCGAGAACGCCGAGCGGCTTTGGGGCACGAATCCGAGATCGATGACCGTGAGTGGATTCTCTGCAGGCGGGAATCTCGCATTGGGCGTTGCGCAGGGGCTGGCGCATACGGAGTTTAGTATCAAGGCGTCAGTGACGTTCTATGCACCG GTTGATCTGCGGCTCCCACCATGGGAGAAACCTCTGCCTGCTGGGTTCCCTGAGAAAGACCCCCTGGCCTTCTTGCAGCCACTGATGGACGCGTATGCAGGACCAGGACGGGAGAAGAACCTGACTAATCCGCTACTTCATCCTATCCTGGCGGATATTGGGTGCCTGCCCCGGAATATGATGTTTGTGGTTCCCAAAATGGATATTCTGCTGCATGAGCAGACTACGTTCGTGGAGAGGTTGAAAGAGGAGGCTGCGGCCATCAATCGCGGGTTGGCTGATCAGCAGGACTCGGCCGAGTCGCAATTGCAACCGTATCGCATTGAGAGTAGGTTCGACGAGGGTCAGATACATGGGTGGTTGGAAA TTCCGTCAATATTTATCGACGCGAAGCTCAGAGATCAAATATTCGAGGAGGCAGTGCAATTCTTGAATGATATCTACACTCTTTCCACATAA
- a CDS encoding Hsp20/alpha crystallin family protein, translating to MSLFHTFHTPGDFAPLFRLLDDYDFHRSTRNQASSVRSFAPRFDVRETNDAYLLDGELPGIANKDIEIEFSDNDTLVIKGRSEREYHSGTPEQATQESSDDKQKESTEVVKSGDKQVSKSDNKKHRFWVSERSVGEFHRTFQFPTPVDQDNVKASLKNGILSIVVPKKVVNTGARKITVE from the coding sequence ATGTCTCTCTTCCACACCTTCCACACTCCTGGCGACTTTGCCCCTCTCTTCCGCCTTCTGGACGACTACGATTTCCACCGGTCGACCAGAAATCAGGCTTCCTCTGTGCGCTCCTTTGCGCCCCGCTTTGATGTTCGCGAAACCAACGATGCCTACCTTCTGGATGGCGAGCTTCCAGGCATTGCCAACAAGGACATTGAGATCGAGTTCTCCGACAATGACACACTCGTGATCAAGGGCCGCAGCGAGCGCGAATACCACTCTGGCACTCCCGAGCAGGCCACCCAGGAGTCCTCTGATGACAAGCAGAAGGAGAGTACCGAGGTGGTCAAGTCCGGGGACAAGCAAGTCAGCAAGAGCGACAACAAGAAACACCGCTTCTGGGTGAGTGAGCGGTCTGTCGGCGAGTTCCACCGCACCTTCCAGTTCCCGACTCCCGTCGATCAGGACAACGTCAAGGCCAGCCTCAAGAACGGCATTCTGTCCATTGTTGTACCGAAGAAGGTCGTCAACACTGGGGCCAGGAAGATTACCGTCGAGTAA
- the tfb5 gene encoding TFIIH complex subunit TFB5, with protein MPRAIKGVLIECDPSVKAIILKYDEESHDYIVEDLDDDRHLVIKESQLQNLKERLGRELDEKVMQPEESESE; from the exons ATGCCCCGTGCAATCAAAG GAGTGCTCATCGAGTGTGATCCGTCCGTCAAAGCCATCATACTGAAGTATGATGAAGAAAGTCATGATTACATTGTCGAGGACCTAGACGATGACCGCCATCTGGTCATCAAAGAAAGCCAACTACAAAATCTGAAGGAAAGGCTGGGGAGG GAGCTTGATGAGAAAGTAATGCAACCCGAAGAATCAGAATCCGAGTAG
- a CDS encoding putative MFS multidrug transporter — protein sequence MVAERQRGAVPSEATPLIEHPLTDHDETQISPSLLRGTVITITVGLLLFIQTTNISMLTTAQSDIAEDFDAFSETTWFSSAYLIAMSSVSPLAGRLCQIFTARNYTLFSVGILSVGLFVTAASQSLPVFLFGRALSGCGSAGVMVTSFIFILDLASKRRRGLFIGLLNVGVTTGISCGALLAGLLTPVFGWRLIFWVQAPASLILGLTLFVAVSSVKSTSMSLQGSSPWQRLAKVDYAGALSLTTSVFLLLFSLASPDSTVTITPLILSFVSFAVFLLFESKFTSEPIIPLEVLKARSVLATCLAALISMMARWSVLFFTPVYAMAVRQWSPASAGLILVPTNVGFGLGGLLVGWIHIRKTGSYYVSTLIVFLLFALTNFILAILSTPSSATVAYVVSTFFNGLFIGASMNYALSHMLHLTNMNVHYIVTSLLGMFRGSAGSFGSAIGGGFFQRELKKALEKGFSKHGLSGTDELVRKLLGSPALVTNLSGLEKEVAIQSYEQAVKVLILGGCVLALVATMLQACTGWRAPHEVEKDVHGDLEDRLDRE from the exons ATGGTGGCTGAACGGCAAAGAGGCGCAGTGCCTTCCGAGGCCACTCCGTTGATAGAGCATCCTCTCACGGATCATGATGAAACGCAGATATCACCTTCATTACTCAGAGGGACGGTCATCACTATTACTGTGGGCCTGTTGCTATTCATTCAGA CCACGAATATATCAATGTTGACCACAGCTCAATCAGATATCGCAGAAGATTTCGACGCCTTTTCGGAAACAACGTGGTTCAGCTCAGCATACCTG ATCGCAATGTCCAGTGTCTCTCCTTTAGCAGGACGTCTCTGTCAGATCTTCACAGCCCGTAATTACACTCTTTTCTCGGTGGGGATATTATCTGTTGGGCTCTTTGTTACTGCCGCTTCCCAAAGCCTGCCGGTCTTCCTATTTGGACGTGCACTATCTGGTTGTGGCAGTGCGGGTGTTATGGTCACATCGTTCATTTTCATCCTTGACCTTGCAagcaagaggagaagaggtcTCTTCATTGGCTTGTTGAATGTCGGAGTGACGACGGGTATCTCTTGCGGTGCGCTACTTGCCGGATTGCTGACGCCAGTCTTTGGATGG CGCCTGATCTTCTGGGTTCAAGCACCTGCTTCATTGATTCTGGGCTTGACCTTGTTCGTCGCTGTTTCCAGCGTCAAGAGTACTTCTATGAGTCTGCAGGGCAGTTCTCCTTGGCAAAGACTAGCCAAAGTCGATTATGCCGGTGCCTTGAGTCTG ACAACTTCAGTATTTCTGCTGCTCTTTAGTCTTGCGTCGCCAGACTCAACTGTTACGATCACACCTCTAATCTTGAGCTTCGTCTCGTTCGCcgttttccttctttttgaATCGAAGTTCACATCAGAGCCAATAATCCCACTTGAAGTACTCAAAGCGAGAAGCGTACTGGCGACCTGCCTAGCAGCTCTgatctcgatgatggcgcGCTGGTCTGTTCTTTTTTTCACGCCAGTGTATGCAATGGCGGTCCGACAATGGTCGCCCGCCTCGGCAGGGTTGATCCTCGTTCCAACGAACGTAGGGTTCGGCCTTGGAGGCCTGTTGGTCGGATGGATCCATATTCGCAAGACAGGCAGTTACTACGT CTCGACGTTGATAGTGTTTCTGCTCTTTGCGTTGACGAACTTTATACTGGCCATACTATCAACTCCTTCTTCCGCTACCGTCGCCTACGTCGTCTCGACCTTTTTTAATGGTCTTTTCATTGGCGCTTCGATGAACTATGCGTTGTCTCATATGCTACACCTTACCAATATGAACGTACACTACATTGTGACCTCCCTACTAGGCATGTTCCGTGGCTCTGCTGGAAGCTTTGGATCGGCCATTGGCGGAGGCTTCTTTCAGcgggagctgaagaaggcTCTTGAGAAGGGATTTAGCAAGCACGGACTTTCCGGGACAGATGAGCTTGTTCGTAAGCTTTTGGGAAGCCCCGCTTTAGTGACGAATCTGAGTGGACTGGAGAAAGAGGTGGCCATTCAAAGCTATGAGCAGGCAGTCAAGGTACTGATCTTGGGCGGCTGTGTTCTGGCTCTAGTAGCGACCATGCTTCAAGCATGTACAGGCTGGAGAGCACCTCATGAGGTCGAGAAAGATGTCCATGGTGATCTGGAGGACAGACTCGATCGGGAATAA